AAGATATTATCATCATCAACAAACCAGCAGAATTTCTTTCTGTACCAGGAATATATGTCAAGGATTCGGTCTACAACCGTATTCTTCAACGTTATCCAAAAGCAGGCCCGATTATTATCCACCGCCTGGATATGTCGACATCCGGCCTATTGGTTGTTGCCAAAAACAAAGAAGCGCATAAATTTATTCAGGATCAATTTATTCAGCATACCATCAAAAAAACATACATTGCCTTACTTGATGGTATTATCGAAGCTCCATCCGGCTTGATCGACCTCCCTCTTCGCGTCGATCTGGATGATAGACCCCGACAAATGGTCTGCTACACCTATGGCAAGCCAGCGCAGACAAAATGGGAAAAAATTGCGATAGAGAATAATCAAACGAGGGTCAGGTTTTATCCCTTGACTGGCCGAACCCACCAGCTTCGCATGCATGCGGTGCACCCCAATGGGCTAAATACACCTATTGTTGGTGACGATCTCTATGGCAAAAAAGCTAATAGATTACACCTTCATGCCGCTTCAATTACCTTTATACACCCTCGTTTCAAAAAAGAAATGACCTTCGAAATCGAGCCAGATTTTTAATAGCGCTGACTATATCGTTACAAAAGTCAGTAAATAAAGTAGCGGAAAATCATCGCCAAGTCAAAATGTAATGTGAAAATTATTGACCCAAATCAATAATTTAACATAAACAACTCACAAACAAAGACTTACAAACAAATGTAATTCAACTACTTTCCTTTATTACATTACAATAAAATTTTAATTATTCTTAATTTTTTGTTTCCTTTGTTCACTGATTTTTTGATTTTAATACCTATAAAGTCAAAAATAAAGTAGAAACAGGAAAACAATTTTGAATTTTCAAGATTATAGCAATATAATGAGAGCTAAAATAGACGCAACAACCTTCATAACTAAACTCTTTCTTTCGATAACGCTCGTACTAACGGTGTCCATGGCTTTTGCCCAAAACAAGACCGTAACCGGTACAGTTAAAGATGCAAAGACCAAGAATCCTATACCCTATGCTACCGTAGCCGTCGTTGGCGCTCCGGCTTCTGCTGGAACCACGACGTCGACCAATGCAAATGGTGAATTTAAACTTGTCTTTCCAACATCGTATGTAAAAATCAGAGCAAGTTACATTGGGTATGACAGCAAAGACGCTTTTGTTACGAATGATGCAACGCAAACAAAAGAAATTCTGATGGATCAACAGGACAACATGCTGGAAGAAGTTGTTGTCAAGGCCACAAAGAAAAAATACAGCAACAAAGATAATCCTGCTGTCGCACTGATCCGAAAAGTCATCGAGAATAAGGAGAAAAATAGACTTTCAGGACAACAATATGCTGAATTTGACCAGTATGAGAAGATGTCTTTAGGACTGAGCAATCTTTCGGAGAAATTCGTCAATAAAAAAATATTCAAAAACTATCAATTTCTTTTTGAAACGGACGACTCCGCTAAAACAGCCAACAAATATGTTTTGCCTGCCTTTATTGAAGAAAAAATGTCCAAGGTATATTACCGTAAAGATCCAAGCAAAACCAAACAGTATATCCTTGGTGACCAACGGGCACAATTTGACCCTAGATTTATTGATAATGATGGTCTGACAGCCTACTTCAATAAACTGTACGAACAAGTTGATATTTACGACAACAACATTTCATTGGTTACCAATCAGTTTTTAAGTCCAATTGCTAATTCCGCTCCTACTTTTTATAAGTTTTTTATAACGGATACCATTAAGACTGTTCAACCCTGGTTGGTCGAATTAAGCTTCTTTCCACGCAACAAGGCCGACATGTTATTTAAAGGTCAACTGTATGTGACGCTAGACGGCAATTATGCAGTGCAGGGCGCCAATATGACTGTGGCCGATGATATCAATCTAAACTTTGTACGTGACCTTCAGATACAGCTTAAATTTGAGAAAGACAGCAAAAGTCGCTTCTACCTAAAAACAAGTACCCTGGGTATCGATTTTTCTTTAACGGAAAAAGGCATGGGGATCCGCGGAAGTCGTACAGTTGATTACAACAATTACAAAGTCGGCATTCAGCGTCCTGATAGTACCTATGATGGTCCATCTACGGTCATTGCCTATAATGTAGAAAATAAGAAAGCGATTAAAACATTGTTTGAAACACAACGTCCGCTTGTCCTTGCGCAAAACGAACTGAATATTTATCATAATATTGATACCTTACAAAAGATCCCTTCATTCCGTTCGTTCATGGATATCGCTGCCTTATTGCTGTCAGGATACAAACAGGCCGGCCCAGTTGAGATCGGTCCAGTCAATACATTCTATAGCTTTAATCCCGTAGAAGGTTTCCGTTTACGTGTCGGCGGACGTACAACAGAAGCGCTAAGCAAGCGTTTCTATGCTGAATCGTATGCGGCCTATGGTTTTAAAGATCAGAAATGGAAATACTTTTTCAGCGGTACCTACGCATTTAACAACAAATCGGTCTACTCCTTCCCAATGCACTACATCAGGGCCTCTTATAAAAAGGATACGAAGATTCCAGGACAAAAACTGGAATTTATTCAGGAAGACAACTTCTTGCTGTCTTTCAAACGCGGTGATAATGACCGTTACATCTATGAGACAAATTACGGCTTAGAGTATAAAAAAGAATTTTTAAACCACTTGGCTATTGGCGCGGCATTCAATATCAACAGACAAACACCTGCTGGAAGCCTTACCTACCAGATGGTAGATGCCAACAATGAAAGTAGACTGTTTAATGAATTGAACTCGACAGAAGTATCCGTAAATTTCAGATATGCTCCACATGAAGAGTTCTATCAAGGCAAGATTTACCGGACACCTATATTCAATCAATATCCGATCTTCACGTTCAATTATACTGCTGGAATCAAAGGATTGGCTAAAGGTGAATACAATTATCACAACTTTAATGTTGGTGCATTCAAACGCTTTTATTTTAGTCAATTTGGATTTGCTGACGTAACAGCTGAAGGCAACTATATTGCAGGTAAAGAGATCCCATTCCCTTTCTTGACAATCCATCGTGCCAATCAGACCTATGCTTATCAATTGAACTCGTATAACTTAATGAACTTCCTGGAGTTTGTTAGTGACCACAATGCCTCATTGAACGTGCAGTATTACATGAACGGTTTTCTGTTGAATAAAATTCCATTGATCAAAAAGCTTAAATTACGTGAAGTATTTAGCTTCAAAGGTGTATATGGCGGACTGCGCAAGGAAAACAATCCTGACGATCCTAACTATGGCTCAAAGGTATTCACTTGGCAGCACAATGCAGAAGGTGTACAGAGTTCTTATACCTTCGGTTCAGAACCTTATATGGAAGCCAGTATCGGTCTATCCAACATTTTTAAAATATTACGCGTGGACTACGTAAAACGTCTAAATTATCTTGATCACGTCGATGCACCAGCTTGGGGTATTCGTGCGCGGGTCAGATTTGACTTCTAATAGTTTCCATAAATTTATAGTATAATTTGAAGCCCTGTTCATATAAATGACGGGGCTTCTTTTTTTGCTCTAGGCTTCCGCAACATCGGCTCCCCCGCCAACAATTTCTGGACGAAATAGCGGGGAAAGCTTCATACCTGCTTCGTACCTTATTCGGAGATACAACAGATGTTGTACAGATGTTGATCAGATTCCGACCAGCCCCTGACCAAGAATTACCTGGTCAGGGGCTGGTCAATATTTATTGCAAGATTGTCGCCTTCCGAAGCTGGTACGAAGCAGGTACGAACACGATACGAGGAAAGCCCCACTGCATCAGGCCTGCAGACACAAAAACCGATGGCTTATGAACAAAAAAATCCCCCTTGCATAGTACAAGGAGGATAAAATTAGCATATGACGATGGTTAGTTTTTATGTTTAAATGCATCCACGCCACTTTGTAGGAATGCCTTGTACTCTTCTACATTGTAGTTGGCACCACTCTGGGGCACCAGTTTTTTGCCCGTCGGATCGACAATAACGTACAGCGGCTGCGAATTGCTATCGAATGTAGCCGCTTGAAAATCGCTGTTTTTCTTGCCGATGGTATTGATCTTTTTGCCACTATACTTTGAAACAAATTGTTCGTTTGCAGCCAGCTCGGTCTTATCGTCCACAAAAAGTTCAGCCATAACAAACTCTTCTTTTAATAATTTGGCCACAGCTTGGTCTGTCCAAACATTCGCTTCCATTTTACGACAATTGACACAATTCCAACCCGTAAAATCGATTAATACGGGCTTGTTTAATTCTTTAGCAGTAGCTAATGCCTGGTCGTAATCATAATAAGGATCAAATCCTTTTGGCGTGCCTCTTTCATGAAAAATTTCAGCATATTTTTTCACCTTCCCGTCTGAATGTGCAGCAGCACCAGCACTTACACCCGAAGAAAGATCAAAGTCTTGTGTTGCCGATGGT
The DNA window shown above is from Sphingobacterium thalpophilum and carries:
- a CDS encoding DUF5686 and carboxypeptidase-like regulatory domain-containing protein, coding for MRAKIDATTFITKLFLSITLVLTVSMAFAQNKTVTGTVKDAKTKNPIPYATVAVVGAPASAGTTTSTNANGEFKLVFPTSYVKIRASYIGYDSKDAFVTNDATQTKEILMDQQDNMLEEVVVKATKKKYSNKDNPAVALIRKVIENKEKNRLSGQQYAEFDQYEKMSLGLSNLSEKFVNKKIFKNYQFLFETDDSAKTANKYVLPAFIEEKMSKVYYRKDPSKTKQYILGDQRAQFDPRFIDNDGLTAYFNKLYEQVDIYDNNISLVTNQFLSPIANSAPTFYKFFITDTIKTVQPWLVELSFFPRNKADMLFKGQLYVTLDGNYAVQGANMTVADDINLNFVRDLQIQLKFEKDSKSRFYLKTSTLGIDFSLTEKGMGIRGSRTVDYNNYKVGIQRPDSTYDGPSTVIAYNVENKKAIKTLFETQRPLVLAQNELNIYHNIDTLQKIPSFRSFMDIAALLLSGYKQAGPVEIGPVNTFYSFNPVEGFRLRVGGRTTEALSKRFYAESYAAYGFKDQKWKYFFSGTYAFNNKSVYSFPMHYIRASYKKDTKIPGQKLEFIQEDNFLLSFKRGDNDRYIYETNYGLEYKKEFLNHLAIGAAFNINRQTPAGSLTYQMVDANNESRLFNELNSTEVSVNFRYAPHEEFYQGKIYRTPIFNQYPIFTFNYTAGIKGLAKGEYNYHNFNVGAFKRFYFSQFGFADVTAEGNYIAGKEIPFPFLTIHRANQTYAYQLNSYNLMNFLEFVSDHNASLNVQYYMNGFLLNKIPLIKKLKLREVFSFKGVYGGLRKENNPDDPNYGSKVFTWQHNAEGVQSSYTFGSEPYMEASIGLSNIFKILRVDYVKRLNYLDHVDAPAWGIRARVRFDF